In the genome of Listeria cossartiae subsp. cossartiae, one region contains:
- the hemE gene encoding uroporphyrinogen decarboxylase, producing MTKITNDLFLKAARKEQVNRIPVWYMRQAGRSQPEYRKLKEQYSLFEITHQPELCAYVTKLPVDQYGVDAAILYKDIMTPLPGMGVDVEIKSGIGPVIHNPIRTFQDVEKLAIFQPEIEVPYVLDTIKLLADDMLEVPLIGFAGAPFTLASYMIEGGPSKNYHQTKSFMYREPEVWAILMEKLGRMTASYLVAQINAGASAVQLFDSWVGALSRADYATYIRPVIEMIVREVKAVHPTTPIIMQAVGASHLLAEWETMPLDVVGVDWRETLTSARQKVPTKAIQGNLDPSTLLAPEKCLEETERILQEGVLKPGFIFNLGHGVFPEVPPEMLKKLTTYIHERSEILLKKDDK from the coding sequence ATGACAAAAATAACGAATGATTTATTTTTAAAAGCAGCGCGAAAAGAACAAGTTAACCGAATTCCGGTTTGGTATATGAGACAAGCAGGGAGATCCCAACCAGAATATCGTAAATTAAAAGAACAATACTCTCTATTTGAAATCACGCATCAACCAGAATTATGTGCTTATGTAACCAAGCTACCTGTAGATCAATACGGTGTAGATGCAGCAATTTTATATAAAGATATTATGACACCACTTCCGGGGATGGGGGTAGACGTAGAGATTAAGTCTGGCATTGGCCCAGTGATACATAATCCTATTAGAACGTTCCAAGATGTAGAGAAACTGGCAATCTTTCAACCAGAAATCGAAGTACCATATGTGCTCGATACGATAAAATTATTAGCAGATGATATGTTAGAGGTGCCATTAATTGGCTTTGCTGGCGCGCCGTTCACTTTAGCAAGTTATATGATAGAAGGCGGCCCATCGAAAAATTACCACCAAACAAAAAGCTTTATGTACCGCGAACCAGAAGTGTGGGCAATATTAATGGAAAAACTGGGCCGAATGACTGCGAGCTATTTAGTAGCGCAAATTAACGCCGGAGCTTCCGCTGTGCAACTATTTGATTCATGGGTAGGCGCACTTAGTCGAGCGGATTATGCGACTTACATCCGACCAGTTATCGAAATGATTGTGCGAGAAGTAAAGGCTGTTCATCCGACGACGCCAATTATTATGCAAGCAGTTGGTGCAAGTCACCTTCTCGCCGAATGGGAAACGATGCCGCTAGATGTTGTTGGCGTTGACTGGCGCGAAACACTTACATCTGCTAGACAAAAAGTGCCAACAAAAGCAATCCAAGGGAATTTAGACCCGTCCACGCTACTTGCACCTGAAAAATGTTTGGAGGAAACCGAACGAATTTTGCAAGAGGGCGTATTAAAACCAGGTTTTATTTTTAATTTAGGACACGGCGTTTTCCCAGAAGTACCACCAGAAATGCTGAAAAAACTAACCACTTACATCCACGAGAGAAGCGAAATTCTATTAAAAAAGGATGATAAATAA
- a CDS encoding antibiotic biosynthesis monooxygenase family protein, translating into MKKVFITTGTEHYLRQLMANYSGENVTLLQNFSQSLLYQESTGEKIFQEGAAYRVLQSSGSLKGFGIVVFEYIQLRDEEIPIFLQLYQHASLHFSETPGLQSTKLTKAMNTNKFLIISFWDSEVFFQEWKKTPLHKEITNIMKKNNTQTGFSHEDIYHYPEFSHDAK; encoded by the coding sequence ATGAAAAAAGTATTTATCACAACCGGAACTGAGCATTATCTTCGTCAACTAATGGCAAATTATAGTGGCGAAAATGTGACCCTTCTGCAAAATTTCTCCCAATCCCTTTTGTACCAAGAATCTACGGGCGAAAAAATTTTCCAAGAAGGCGCGGCGTATCGGGTATTACAAAGCAGCGGTTCCTTAAAGGGTTTTGGAATAGTTGTTTTTGAATATATCCAACTCCGCGATGAAGAAATTCCGATTTTCTTACAACTGTATCAACATGCTAGTTTACATTTTAGCGAAACACCTGGCTTACAAAGTACGAAACTTACAAAAGCGATGAATACGAATAAATTTTTAATTATTTCTTTTTGGGATTCCGAAGTGTTCTTTCAAGAATGGAAAAAAACACCGCTACACAAAGAAATTACGAATATCATGAAGAAAAATAATACCCAAACAGGTTTCTCTCATGAAGATATTTATCATTATCCCGAATTTTCCCATGATGCTAAATAA
- a CDS encoding ABC transporter permease — protein sequence MKMIFDSKALWKERFSAYTTEVMRYLRYMFNDHLLFVLVIGLGAGIFYYAGWVKTLESTFPVIPLMVILLTASIAISPVATLLKKPDIVYLIVQEKAMDTYFSQAKIASFFMQLYVFVIVLGICMPMYVEVTEVPYSQFFTLFIVLSMLKAWNIYFGWESMKLEEADTTWMFIRVILNAILIYIALIAAPYISIPLVLVVLLASYYWLKTKTAKVTLRWEYLVDKEEARMNRFYRLVNLFTDVPHLRGTVRRRSYLDFLYQPIPYAKRKTFAYLFSRTFARTNEYAGLYIRLTVIAVILLVFVQGFYLNIIFSLLFLYLTGFQFIPMLKHYDAQIMLRLYPIDDSYRHRSFIHFLRILLLAQALLFSIIGIAQNGTIGGMIILGINLAFVAIFTFLYAPVRMKKMYE from the coding sequence ACGACAGAAGTTATGCGCTACCTTCGTTATATGTTTAATGATCATTTGCTTTTTGTGTTAGTGATTGGGCTTGGCGCAGGGATTTTTTATTATGCTGGTTGGGTGAAGACGCTAGAATCAACATTCCCAGTTATTCCGTTAATGGTTATTTTACTTACGGCTTCTATTGCGATTAGTCCAGTTGCTACCTTGCTCAAAAAGCCGGATATTGTTTACTTAATTGTCCAAGAAAAAGCCATGGATACTTATTTTTCTCAAGCGAAAATAGCGAGTTTCTTTATGCAATTATATGTTTTTGTTATTGTGCTAGGAATTTGTATGCCAATGTATGTGGAAGTGACAGAGGTTCCATATAGCCAGTTTTTCACTTTGTTTATCGTACTTAGTATGCTAAAAGCTTGGAATATTTATTTCGGTTGGGAAAGTATGAAATTAGAAGAAGCGGATACAACGTGGATGTTTATTCGTGTGATTCTCAATGCTATTTTGATTTATATTGCGCTTATTGCCGCACCTTATATTTCGATTCCGCTCGTGTTGGTAGTACTTTTAGCGAGCTATTACTGGCTTAAAACGAAGACGGCTAAAGTGACGCTGCGCTGGGAATATTTAGTGGATAAAGAAGAGGCGCGGATGAATCGTTTTTATCGTTTAGTGAATCTGTTTACGGATGTACCACATTTGCGCGGGACAGTTCGCAGACGGAGTTACCTCGATTTTCTTTATCAGCCAATCCCTTATGCGAAAAGAAAAACATTTGCCTACTTGTTTAGCCGGACTTTTGCGAGAACGAATGAATATGCCGGATTATACATCCGACTGACCGTGATTGCGGTTATTTTACTCGTATTTGTTCAAGGTTTTTACTTGAATATTATTTTCTCGCTACTTTTCTTGTATTTAACAGGTTTTCAATTTATCCCGATGTTAAAGCATTATGATGCACAAATTATGTTACGGCTTTATCCAATTGACGATAGTTACCGTCATCGTAGTTTTATCCATTTTTTACGTATTTTGCTACTCGCGCAAGCACTGCTCTTTAGCATTATCGGAATTGCTCAAAATGGAACCATTGGCGGAATGATTATTTTAGGAATAAATTTGGCTTTTGTAGCAATATTTACATTCCTTTATGCACCAGTTAGAATGAAAAAAATGTACGAATAA
- a CDS encoding GNAT family N-acetyltransferase, whose protein sequence is MIRKLTVSDNEEVMALLKPEATLNLFIIGDIENFGYESDVQDLWGEFDSAGKLHALLLRFDTFFLPYSKDANFDAKAFSEIIAKHDTYEVSGISRVTKEFEAFLPQLAEKRQDTYFCECEHVNRISVNQDVIVRTAVAEDVAPIIKMRKDIKEFGTREENEELIIRQIEKGVKRIYYIEQDQEVVAVAETSAENSFSAMITGVATSDGYRQRGFASTLLKKLCCDVLAEGKKPCLFYDNPVAGEIYHRLGFEHTGDFVMYK, encoded by the coding sequence ATGATTAGAAAACTAACTGTATCTGATAATGAAGAAGTAATGGCACTTTTAAAACCCGAAGCAACCCTGAATCTATTTATAATTGGGGATATCGAGAATTTTGGTTACGAGAGTGATGTGCAAGATCTTTGGGGTGAATTCGATTCAGCAGGTAAATTACATGCATTGTTACTTCGATTCGATACGTTTTTCTTACCGTATTCAAAAGACGCTAATTTTGATGCAAAAGCTTTCTCAGAAATTATTGCTAAACATGATACCTATGAAGTTAGCGGTATTTCTCGTGTCACAAAGGAATTTGAAGCATTTTTACCACAACTTGCCGAAAAAAGACAAGATACTTATTTTTGCGAGTGCGAACATGTAAACCGAATTTCGGTTAATCAAGATGTCATTGTCAGAACGGCAGTAGCCGAAGACGTAGCGCCAATTATTAAAATGCGCAAAGATATTAAAGAATTTGGCACACGTGAAGAAAATGAAGAATTAATTATTCGCCAAATTGAAAAAGGCGTGAAACGAATTTATTATATTGAACAAGATCAAGAAGTAGTAGCTGTAGCAGAAACATCCGCAGAAAATTCTTTTTCAGCAATGATTACAGGAGTCGCGACAAGTGATGGCTACCGGCAACGTGGCTTTGCGAGCACACTTCTAAAAAAATTATGTTGCGATGTATTAGCAGAAGGAAAGAAACCTTGTTTGTTCTATGATAATCCAGTCGCTGGTGAAATCTACCACCGTCTTGGTTTTGAGCATACTGGAGATTTTGTCATGTACAAATAG
- a CDS encoding Bax inhibitor-1/YccA family protein, translating into MNEINHTSEQVNTEKRTEKQIIMQKVLNWFVFSLLLASIGAAIGSKLSPELYLPLVVLEVALLITAMVVRRSKTINKVVGYPVVLAFAFVTGLTLGPTLSYYIGAGQGAAVLMAFVTATITFTTLAIIGAKMKKDLSFLSSALFAAIIILIIFSFMGVFLPLGSMLSTIISAGGTIIFSLYILYDFNQIMKRDVELADVPMLAMNLYLDFLNLFLFLLRLFTGRD; encoded by the coding sequence ATGAACGAAATCAATCACACGTCCGAGCAAGTAAATACAGAGAAAAGAACAGAAAAACAAATTATTATGCAAAAAGTCCTTAATTGGTTTGTATTTTCTTTGCTACTTGCATCTATCGGTGCTGCGATTGGGAGTAAATTAAGCCCAGAACTTTATTTGCCTCTTGTCGTATTAGAAGTCGCGTTACTGATTACAGCAATGGTAGTGCGTCGAAGTAAAACCATTAATAAAGTGGTTGGTTACCCAGTAGTACTAGCCTTTGCGTTTGTCACAGGCTTAACACTTGGGCCAACTTTGTCATATTACATTGGTGCAGGACAAGGTGCCGCTGTTTTAATGGCATTTGTTACAGCAACCATTACTTTCACAACACTAGCAATTATTGGTGCGAAAATGAAGAAAGACCTATCTTTCTTGAGTAGTGCGTTATTCGCTGCGATTATTATTCTTATCATCTTCAGCTTTATGGGAGTATTTTTACCACTAGGCTCTATGTTGTCAACGATTATTTCAGCTGGTGGAACGATTATTTTCTCATTATATATTTTGTATGATTTTAACCAAATTATGAAGCGCGATGTGGAACTTGCAGATGTACCAATGCTTGCGATGAATTTATACCTGGATTTCCTTAACTTATTCCTGTTTTTACTACGTTTATTTACAGGCCGTGACTAA
- a CDS encoding Cof-type HAD-IIB family hydrolase yields the protein MKPRGICFFDMDGTLLNSDSKVLDSSLQALDKLRENNIIPVIATGRTLIEISHQMKITGIESAVMMNGQMAIFEGEKVYEDVIDADLLERLTEEAKSQNVEVCYYNDKRIGATANTPVVKAHYDFLGEPMPEVRTNMYKEETINMALLLLETGDDYFPERFPELQFVRNTPFSNDVLKKGGSKAVGISKLLEVMGYQDVPTYAFGDGMNDLEMFDAVDYAIAMENAVPLLKEKATFVTKDNNSDGIMLGLKQFDLI from the coding sequence GTGAAACCACGTGGAATTTGTTTTTTTGATATGGATGGAACGCTTTTAAATAGTGATTCCAAAGTACTTGATAGCTCACTTCAAGCATTAGACAAACTTCGGGAAAATAATATTATTCCTGTCATTGCTACTGGACGGACACTTATCGAAATCAGTCATCAAATGAAAATTACCGGCATCGAATCCGCTGTAATGATGAATGGACAAATGGCTATTTTTGAAGGCGAGAAAGTATACGAAGATGTGATTGACGCGGATCTCTTGGAACGTTTAACAGAAGAAGCTAAATCACAAAATGTCGAAGTTTGTTATTATAATGATAAAAGAATCGGCGCAACCGCAAACACACCTGTTGTAAAAGCGCACTATGACTTCCTAGGCGAACCAATGCCAGAAGTAAGAACGAATATGTATAAAGAAGAAACAATCAATATGGCGCTTCTTTTACTCGAAACAGGGGATGACTATTTCCCAGAACGTTTTCCAGAGTTGCAGTTCGTCCGCAATACACCATTTAGTAATGACGTACTAAAAAAAGGTGGCTCCAAAGCAGTTGGTATTTCAAAACTACTCGAAGTAATGGGGTATCAAGATGTTCCAACCTATGCTTTCGGTGACGGTATGAACGACCTAGAGATGTTTGATGCAGTGGATTATGCGATTGCAATGGAAAACGCCGTACCGCTATTAAAAGAAAAAGCCACTTTTGTAACGAAAGATAACAATAGTGACGGCATTATGCTAGGTTTAAAACAATTTGATTTAATTTAA
- the hemH gene encoding ferrochelatase, with protein MTKKVGLLVMAYGTPYKDEDIERYYTDIRHGHKPSEEMIADLRGRYHAIGGLSPLAKITEAQAYGLEKALNETQDEVEFKAYIGLKHIEPFIEDAVEAMHKDGIEEAISIVLAPHYSSFSVEAYNKRAKDAAEKLGGIEIKAINDWYKQPKFIQMWADRINETAKQIPADELIDTVLIVSAHSLPEKIKQHNDPYPDQLQETADLIFEKVAVPHYALGWQSEGKTGEPWLGPDVQDLTRELYGQEKYKHFIYTPVGFVAEHLEVLYDNDYECKVVTDEVGAAYHRPAMPNADPEFLEVLRTVVWEKYTN; from the coding sequence ATGACTAAAAAAGTAGGTTTACTTGTAATGGCTTACGGGACACCGTACAAAGATGAAGATATCGAACGTTACTATACAGATATCCGTCACGGTCACAAGCCAAGCGAAGAAATGATTGCAGATTTACGCGGGAGATACCACGCTATCGGCGGCCTATCTCCACTAGCAAAAATAACCGAAGCACAAGCCTATGGACTAGAAAAGGCGCTTAATGAAACGCAAGATGAAGTAGAATTTAAAGCATATATCGGCTTGAAACATATCGAACCTTTCATTGAAGATGCTGTCGAAGCGATGCATAAAGATGGTATAGAAGAAGCGATTTCCATCGTGTTAGCACCGCATTATTCTAGTTTTAGCGTCGAAGCATACAATAAAAGAGCTAAAGATGCTGCTGAAAAACTGGGTGGCATCGAAATTAAAGCGATCAATGATTGGTACAAACAGCCAAAATTTATCCAAATGTGGGCTGACCGAATTAACGAAACAGCCAAACAAATTCCAGCCGACGAATTAATCGATACCGTTTTAATTGTTTCGGCGCATAGCTTGCCTGAGAAAATCAAACAACATAACGACCCGTACCCAGACCAACTGCAAGAAACAGCCGATTTAATCTTTGAAAAAGTTGCCGTACCTCATTACGCCTTAGGTTGGCAAAGTGAAGGAAAGACCGGAGAACCTTGGCTTGGGCCTGATGTACAAGATTTAACAAGAGAACTTTACGGCCAAGAAAAATATAAACACTTCATTTATACACCAGTTGGTTTTGTTGCAGAACATTTAGAAGTACTTTACGACAATGATTATGAATGTAAAGTAGTCACAGATGAAGTTGGCGCAGCATACCACCGACCAGCAATGCCAAACGCGGACCCAGAATTTTTAGAAGTATTAAGAACCGTTGTCTGGGAAAAATATACAAATTAA